The window agtatttatttaaattttaataatttattacaattattttataagaattaAATATAGTTTTATACAGACAAGTAAATGTATTTTCTATTAAATCTCGTGACTGGCTTTGTGTTTTACCATTTAATTATTTCGTATGAGAAAATAGTGAACAATAAagcagaatttttttttcacgtGATTTTGGCGGGAATATCAACGTAAACTCTGACACGTCATGGTTTGTAATAATTACTcagaataaaacaaaaacgGCTTCgaaactaatttttaattttagccaCGTGTCACTCCCACACTCGATTACCGATTCTCCAACGCTTCCCATTGGTTGGATTTCACATCAAGCTTTCCACTCATTTCTATTTTACCAAATTCTCTGTCTCACATACAGCTCCCTCTCGCCCCGCACCTAATCCAAACCCCTCCTTTCGTGGAATCCGACCAGATCCGAAGATCATGGGAACCGAGATATCGGAGCCGTTGATTGTCGACAAGAAAGACATCGACGGCGGCGGAGTCGAGTTGGAGCGGATTCCGGAATGGAAAGAGCAGATAACGATCAGAGGACTCGCCGTGAGCGCCTTGTTAGGGGCTCTCTTTTGCATCATCACACACAAGCTGAATCTAACAGTGGGGATTATTCCGTCGTTGAACGTCGGCGCTGGATTGCTCGGATTCTTCTTCGTGAAATCGTGGACCGGTTTTTTGACTAAGTTAGGGTTTCAAGTTTCGCCTTTTACCAAACAAGAAAACACCGTCATTCAAACTTGCGTCGTCGCTTGTTACGGCCTCGCGTTTAGCGGTAAAAAGctgaaaatgtttttaaattttaccaaatttgatccatttttggcttttttttcGTGATTACAATTTCTGATATGATTATGAAGTAATTAGCTAGCTTCCTCTCTTTTAGCGGTGAAAAGCCTCTGAATTTaccaaatttaatcaattttcaGCTGCAATTGCAAATGATTAAGAAGTAATTATTGGCATGGttattaagttaatttttgGCTTGTAAAGAATTTGATATTGGTGACTTAATTTAAAAGTATTGTggaaacttaatttttagtgttaaattaagtaattaaacTCAATCTTAGGTTGAGCAGCTTCGAGGCTGACCCGTAACATCTGGTTGTTTTGATAGGGGGATTTGGAACTTATATGATTGCAATGGATGAGAGAACATATCAACTTATCGGTGCTGATTACCCTGGAAACCGAGCGGAAGATATTAAGAATCCGGGGTTAGGCTGGATGACTGGTTTTCTCTTTGTTGTCAGCTTTCTTGGACTGTTTAGTCTTGTTCCACTACGTAAGGTATAGCTTAttatcataattattattatgtaCTCCTTTTTAGAGATCAGTTTAGAGTTTAGTTAAAGTTGCATTTTTTGGTCGTGACTATGGTGTTCGCCATACTTATTCTATTCAGTAAAGTATTTGTGGCTGTAATTTTGGTTTTGATATTGGTTTTTTAATTGCTTATCATCAAGTTCATTGTTTTCTAAATCAAATTTAGATGCGAtaagtttttaattatcactaatttttttattccaatAAAAACCCATGTTATGAGATGtaatcaatattttgtttattgtCCTGACTAACTTTTTGCTAGTGTGAGTGAGCTGTCACAAGTTTTCCTCGTGGTATGTGATTGTAGTTTTGTCATTTAGTCTAGTTCTCATCTCTGTATTTCATCAGGTCATGGTCATGGATTACAAACTTACATATCCGAGTGGGACAGCCACGGCAATGTTGATAAATAGTTTTCACACCAACACTGGAGCTGAGCTTGCAGGGTACTTATTAGATACATTAtgcttattattttttcacagATCTTCATACAGTTTCCATTGATGTAGCACATAAGGAGAAAGCTtacttgaaaagaaaataattttagtgatCATGTTATCAAACTAGATAAAGAAAAGTGAATGAAGAACAGAGGGTATATCCCGGTCTAACAATCATGCATTTagaaaatcaatgaaacaGCTACTGTTAAACCATAAAAGTTGCTTTATGAATAACTAGAGAGAATGGGTTTATCTCTAACAACTAGATTGCTTTCTTTCTGATTATATATACAATTTTTATGAGTTTGTTGCAGGAAGCAAGTCAAGTGTCTTGGAAAATATCTGAGCATAAGTTTAGTTTGGAGCTGCTTCAAGTGGTTTTTCAGTGGCATTGGAGATTCTTGTGGTTTTGATAATTTTCCCAGCTTTGGGTTAACACTGTTCAAAAACACGTGAGTTTCTCTCAGATTTAGCTTCCCATGtgaactctctctctctctctctctctctttatgcCGAATGAATGCCcatatatgtttatgtttatgaGAAAGCTCAATATTTCATCTTTGAATTTGATACAAGTGTAATACAACCTGTATTGCCATTAATCGGAGGGCACAGATTAGggcaatcaaatatttatactATATTATTATGTGTAACATGAATTGGTCCTCCATAGGCCATAGTGATTATTATGTTACCTGTTGAGCTATAAGAAGTAACAGAAAAGAGAAATAGAATGACTTCAAACTTGATTAGCATATATTTGAAAACTTTCTCTATATGTCTATGGCTCTGGTGCATGTGAAACGCCATTTTGCTTGATTTATGTCTGCGAGTATCTTGGCATGTAATCTGACTAATGATAATTTGGCTTTGGGTAAAATATCATGAACATGATTGCTGAATTTACTAATAAATGTTTTACTTGTATTGTTAATGTTATACATGGCTCCGTATGCAGGTTCTATTTTGATTTTAGTCCAACCTATGTTGGTTGTGGTCTTATTTGCCCTCACATAGTAAACTGCTCAGTTCTTCTCGGGGCTATCATATCGTGGGGTTTTCTGTGGCCCTTCATTTCTGCACATGCTGGGGACTGGTACCCTTCTGGCCTGGAGAGCAATGATTTTAAAGGTCTGTACGGGTATAAGGTACAAAGAAAGAATTTACTTCCTTGAGTGCCCAACTTCAATGTTATTAATTCTGCTACATAGGTGtagaagattttttttttttttgtttttgcgcCTTCCATCTTCTGGTTTATTCTCAGTCCCTTGCTTACTCCGACCTTATTGAAATACTTTCTTCTCATAACTCTAGTCTAATAAATTTTTCTGGGCCATCATGTTGTTCACAGGTCTTCATAGCTATTGCTCTTATCCTTGGGGATGGTCTTTACAACCTGATTAAGATAGTATACATAACTGTGAAGGAAATATACAACAAAAGCACCAAACAAAGCAAACTTCCCATTGTTAATGAGGTTATAGGTGAGAATTCCCTGGTTAGGCTCTGCTTGCATGATTGGTTTTGTTGTGTGTCTGTCTGTAGTGTTGCAATGGTTTTCTTTCAGTAGAATTTTGTTTGAATAACATTTGAAGTACTGAAGTCATAAAGCCGTTGCAGAATGCTCCCACTGATATGACTTAACTTGTCTAAAATTGTAGTTCTTGGTGAAAAAGTCATTAAATAGGGGCACGCTGTGGTGcctttatttgaatatttaatttcacCTTGTCAAAACTTCTTAAAATGTTTAGATTTTCTAGGTGGAATGTGTATGCAGGTAtctgttttcttgttttaaatCATATTGTTTTCCACTGAGGGTTCAttgaaatattgttttgttttcacaGATGGTGAGAGTTCTAAAGGACTAGCAGAGCAGAGAAAAAGAGATGAGGTATTTCTTAAAGACAGGATACCTACTTGGTTTGCTGCTTCTGGATATGTGGCCTTGGCTGCTATATCAACAGCTACTATTCCTATCATCTTTCCACCCCTGAAGTGGTATCTGGTTCTCATTTCATACATTATTGCTCCCGCCCTTGCCTTCTGCAACTCTTATGGAGCTGGACTTACGGACTGGAGCCTGACATCCACTTATGGGAAGATTGGTCTTTTCATTATAGCATCATTAGTTGGAAACAATGGTGGAGTCATAGCCGGTTTGGCAGCCTGTGGGGTTATGATGTCCATTGTCTCCACTGCAGCTGATCTAATGCAAGATTTAAAGACTGGTTACCTCACTCTATCATCAGCCAAGTCTATGTTTGTGAGCCAGATAGTGGGAACAGCCATGGGCTGTGTCATTGCTCCACTCACATTCTGGTTGTTTTGGACTGCTTTTGACATTGGGTCACCTGATGGTCCATACAAAGCACCTTATGCTGTGATATTCAGGGAAATGGCCATTCTTGGTATTGAGGGCTTCTCAGAGCTGCCCAAGCATTGTCTAGCTTTATGTTGTGGATTCTTTGTGGGTGCCTTGGTCGTAAACCTCTTAAGGGATGTGACTCCCAAGAAAGTTTCGCAGTTTATTCCTATTCCAATGGCTATGGCAATTCCATTCTATATTGGAGCTTACTTTGCTGTTGACATGTTTGTTGGAACAGTAATATTGTATATATGGGAACGAATTAACCGGAGGGATGCAGACGATTATGCAGGGGCAGTTGCTTCAGGTTTAATTTGCGGTGATGGTATATGGACCATACCGTCAGCCATTCTCTCCATCTTCAGGATCGATCCACCTATCTGCATGTACTTTGGGCCTTCTCTGAGTAGTTGATCTGGAAAGCCAGTGGTTGTGTTGTAACTGTATGAAGTGTATTGTAACTGTAAGGTTTATTGGATTctgtatatatgtatgttattACAAATTCCAAACATGGATTTTAAGACAACAATCTCCGTCAGTTAATTGTTCtgaaatatttcttttataaatcTAAAAGCTGTGTCTCAAGAGAAATCTCTCTCTCATGTGCCATTGATTTGTGCTATCCTGCTTTCCTTATCAGGAGAACTGATATTTACATGGTGAAGATTGCGCGTTATAAATTTTTGCAGGTGGCAGAAAACAACATATAGCTATCTAGAATtctgaagaaaaaatgaaagtgGTTATTGTTCCTGCTCTGTAGCAAGCTGCAAGAATAAGGGAGGCAGAGGTCAATGGATTCTGCTACCAATTTGAGTTGGTTCTACCAATTTTGCTAGTTTCGAGTGGCTGATTGaccaaaataaaagttaatgGTGATGGTTCAATCTCATTGAAATTTATGGGTTCTGCCAGGCTTCAGAATGGTAAATTCTACAGGGAAGATGATTGAATTTTGTAGGTGCTGGCCGTTTGGTGTCCTTACCAAACAGCCAGCACCTAATTTCCAAGAATAATTGTATCCTATGTTGAGAACAATGCAGGAGCTGTTTCTTTGTAACAAATGAACTTTTTCTTGTTAGACAGCTGCCAGGCTTTCTTGCCAAAGCAGTCATTCAGCCTTGACATCTAACACAAACTTTGTTGTCTTCAAATCTGGTAAGTGCCAACAACCCATCATGGGTTATAGCTGGAAACCCCAAAAAGGCTTCAAAACTTAAAGCATGGAAATGTCTGGATTTACTTACTGCTTTTGTAAAGCTTCTCCAAGAATTTTAGGATGCTTGTGTTTTCTGCTTTATCATGAATCATCATTAAACATGAGAACACCTCCCCTCtttttgattgaatttaatcacttttttttctttctgaaaTTGACTAATCATGATCATAGATGCTGCTAGCACTTAtctaatttatttagctttgtTGTTAAGATTTCTGGGGAGGGTTCCAGAGCAGTAGCTTTAGGTTAGAGTTTTCAACATGCAAATGCAATGACAAAGTAGAGAGAAGTCATGAATTGACAAAGGTTTAGATCTTGAAAATGTCTTTGAACTATGGCCATTTATTCAACTGAGCTCCTCActttttattgcatttaaatgaattcttaagtttttatttaaattcaaataaacctttaattttaatagaaaTTTCATCGTTATTAGATTCAATGTCTACTCATTTCTTTTATCCCCGTAACATATGACTTGACTAGTTGATACGACCATATgcattgaattttttgatcACATCAACTCACTACTACTAAGTATGCTATGCGAGTAAAAAGGATTGGTTGGAATTGGATGTAATAGGTTAAATTCCTGTTAGGGTTAAGGGAGTGTTTGgatctaaattaaaatttaaagattcttTTGAATGTAATAG is drawn from Theobroma cacao cultivar B97-61/B2 chromosome 4, Criollo_cocoa_genome_V2, whole genome shotgun sequence and contains these coding sequences:
- the LOC18601053 gene encoding probable metal-nicotianamine transporter YSL6; the protein is MGTEISEPLIVDKKDIDGGGVELERIPEWKEQITIRGLAVSALLGALFCIITHKLNLTVGIIPSLNVGAGLLGFFFVKSWTGFLTKLGFQVSPFTKQENTVIQTCVVACYGLAFSGGFGTYMIAMDERTYQLIGADYPGNRAEDIKNPGLGWMTGFLFVVSFLGLFSLVPLRKVMVMDYKLTYPSGTATAMLINSFHTNTGAELAGKQVKCLGKYLSISLVWSCFKWFFSGIGDSCGFDNFPSFGLTLFKNTFYFDFSPTYVGCGLICPHIVNCSVLLGAIISWGFLWPFISAHAGDWYPSGLESNDFKGLYGYKVFIAIALILGDGLYNLIKIVYITVKEIYNKSTKQSKLPIVNEVIDGESSKGLAEQRKRDEVFLKDRIPTWFAASGYVALAAISTATIPIIFPPLKWYLVLISYIIAPALAFCNSYGAGLTDWSLTSTYGKIGLFIIASLVGNNGGVIAGLAACGVMMSIVSTAADLMQDLKTGYLTLSSAKSMFVSQIVGTAMGCVIAPLTFWLFWTAFDIGSPDGPYKAPYAVIFREMAILGIEGFSELPKHCLALCCGFFVGALVVNLLRDVTPKKVSQFIPIPMAMAIPFYIGAYFAVDMFVGTVILYIWERINRRDADDYAGAVASGLICGDGIWTIPSAILSIFRIDPPICMYFGPSLSS